Proteins co-encoded in one Pseudophryne corroboree isolate aPseCor3 chromosome 1, aPseCor3.hap2, whole genome shotgun sequence genomic window:
- the LOC134896731 gene encoding taste receptor type 2 member 9-like, with product MFPVFILVSMTVLAISTVMTVFTNSFIIAVNLIDKCKGKNLSPSDFIVVTLCLSNILFQLIMLFNDYMSFLDGDIYFTDEVYIISTVMLILPIYSSFWFTVCLSINYYLQIVIATQPLLIKLKLASAQVIPHLILASLFISLATGLPAAWNFSHDPQNVSVSSNQSVEISVPSLNVVYLLPSTLISCSIPLILVGIANGLIIKTLVIHTHKSDRNSKGDLSARAEGRIRAARTISCLLFLYISFYISEILVFIEIFPQSSPGFCTCLMVMYSYSPAQSIVLIFGSPKLKQVLLKVIHFIGGLKKQNRSAPTVLFINLRTKETAILPDE from the coding sequence ATGTTTCCTGTATTTATTCTGGTTTCCATGACTGTTTTGGCCATCAGCACTGTGATGACAGTGTTCACAAACTCATTCATCATTGCTGTAAACCTCATAGACAAATGTAAGGGTAAGAACCTCAGCCCATCCGACTTCATTGTTGTGACTCTATGTTTATCCAACATTTTATTTCAGTTAATTATGTTGTTTAATGATTATATGAGTTTCCTGGATGGCGATATCTACTTCACTGATGAAGTCTACATTATATCCACTGTTATGCTCATTCTTCCAATCTACTCCAGCTTCTGGTTCACAGTTTGTCTCTCCATTAATTATTACTTGCAGATTGTCATAGCAACACAGCCATTGTTAATTAAATTGAAACTTGCATCTGCCCAGGTGATCCCGCATCTTATACTGGCTTCCCTTTTTATATCATTAGCTACTGGTCTTCCTGCAGCCTGGAATTTCAGCCATGATCCCCAAAATGTCAGCGTGTCGAGTAATCAGAGTGTGGAAATCTCTGTTCCAAGCCTAAATGTTGTATATCTACTACCAAGTACCCTCATCAGTTGTTCCATTCCATTAATTTTGGTAGGAATTGCCAATGGACTCATTATCAAGACACTTGTGATCCACACTCACAAGTCAGACAGAAACTCAAAGGGAGATCTCAGCGCTCGGGCAGAAGGTCGGATACGTGCAGCAAGGACTATAAGTTGCCTTCTCTTCCTATACATATCCTTTTATATATCAGAGATTCTCGTCTTCATAGAGATCTTCCCCCAAAGTAGCCCAGGATTCTGTACCTGCCTAATGGTGATGTATAGTTATTCCCCAGCACAGTCAATTGTCCTAATTTTTGGGAGCCCCAAACTAAAACAAGTGTTACTTAAGGTAATCCATTTTATAGGTGGTCTCAAGAAACAAAACCGTAGTGCACCGACAGTCTTGTTTATCAATCTCAGAACAAAGGAAACAGCTATCTTACCAGACGAGTGA